A window of the Cicer arietinum cultivar CDC Frontier isolate Library 1 chromosome 6, Cicar.CDCFrontier_v2.0, whole genome shotgun sequence genome harbors these coding sequences:
- the LOC105852280 gene encoding uncharacterized protein, with translation MVPFANNVNVSGFEENFNAAHELMRIPAFRTDASLRKWGVLSGPVREEVKMAVAYIGACSILHNGLLMREDFSALASEFEHQRNGGDSCSVLEDDPLTEKALVMRTKLATMAKKIS, from the coding sequence ATGGTACCTTTTGCTAACAATGTAAATGTTTCTGGTTTTGAAGAGAATTTCAATGCTGCTCATGAATTAATGCGGATTCCGGCATTCAGAACCGATGCTAGTTTGAGGAAATGGGGTGTTTTGAGTGGACCGGTTCGCGAGGAAGTTAAGATGGCTGTGGCTTATATCGGTGCATGTTCGATTCTTCATAATGGTTTGTTGATGAGGGAGGATTTTTCTGCTTTGGCTAGTGAGTTTGAACATCAGAGAAATGGTGGGGACTCTTGTTCTGTATTGGAGGATGATCCTTTAACAGAGAAGGCTTTGGTGATGAGGACAAAATTGGCTACCATGGCAAAGAAAATTAGTTAG